In the Oryzias latipes chromosome 9, ASM223467v1 genome, one interval contains:
- the LOC101157223 gene encoding rabphilin-3A isoform X2, with translation MTDTVMSGGTGRWVSNDRQGSMHPKDKEQGNWTKQPGPGSSPDLTDEEKEIINSVIARAEKMEAMEQERIGRLINRLDNMKKTVCGDGVSRCLLCGEQLGSPGVSSVVCEDCKKHMCTKCGTQCGGLPRPVWLCKICREQREVWKRSGAWFFKGFPKHFLPSPMPLSKPKEAAAQKTTEPQRTAGSQQRDIVAQSQPGPSKSQPPVAEQHVSSKASAAESQGRAGYPPVAPKPSVRMATGGAGPEELGQGSPVVMKKMVPVQSSRQQPSASVAMAQQGDAGAYSSGAPPEQRSSLDRRQPTAYGSHNPRQQPPPAEEEEEVNDYDSDEATTLGSLEFSLLYQQESNSLHCSILKAKGLKPMDSNGLADPYVKLHLLPGASKSNKLRTKTLRNTRNPVWNETLTYHGLTEDDMQRKTLRVSVCDEDKFGHNEFIGETRVALKKLKMNTKKNFNVCLERVVPTKKTATAGTARGISLYEDEAGKDGTEVEERGRVLISLMYSSQQNRLIVGVVRCVHLAAMDANGYSDPYVKICLKPDMGKKGKCKTQIKKRTLNPEFNEEFGFEIKHSELAKKTLDVSVWDYDIGKSNDYIGGCQLGITAKGERLKHWYECLKNKDKKIERWHTLLNENHVASD, from the exons ATGACAGACACAGTGATGAGTGGTGGGACGGGTCGCTGGGTATCAAACGACAGGCAGGGAAGCATGCATCCAAA AGATAAAGAGCA GGGTAACTGGACCAAGCAGCCAGGTCCCGGTTCCAGTCCAGATCTGACTGATGAAGAAAAAGAGATAATAAACAGTGTGATTGCCCGTGCGGAGAAAATGGAGGCAATGGAGCAAGAAAGAATTGG ccgcCTGATAAACCGTCTGGACAACATGAAGAAGACGGTGTGTGGGGATGGAGTGTCCCGCTGTTTGCTGTGTGGGGAGCAGCTTGGATCACCAGGGGTCAGCTCGGTGGTGTGTGAAGACTGCAAAAAG cacATGTGTACTAAGTGTGGTACGCAGTGTGGTGGTCTCCCACGGCCTGTTTGGCTCTGCAAGATCTGCAGAGAACAACGAGAG GTGTGGAAGAGGTCTGGTGCCTGGTTTTTCAAAGGTTTTCCAAAGCATTTTTTGCCTTCACCCATGCCATTATCTAAACCAAAGGAGGCAGCTGCCCAGAAGACAACAGAGCCTCAGAGGACAGCAGGTTCTCAGCAGAGGGACATAGTCGCCCAATCACAACCAG GTCCAAGTAAGAGTCAGCCTCCAGTTGCAGAGCAACACGTTTCAAGCAAGGCTTCAG CTGCAGAGTCACAAGGCCGGGCTGGTTACCCACCTGTGGCCCCTAAACCATCTGTGCGTATGGCCACGGGCGGGGCTGGCCCTGAAGAGCTTGGTCAGGGAAGTCCAGTGGTCATGAAGAAGATGGTACCTGTCCAGAGCTCGAGACAGCAGCCTTCTGCTTCTGTCGCCATGGCTCAGCAAG GAGACGCAGGCGCTTACTCCTCTGGTGCTCCTCCAGAGCAGAGATCATCTCTTGACAGGAGGCAGCCCACTGCCTACGGCTCTCATAACCCCCGGCAACAACCCCCCCctgctgaggaggaggaagaggtgaACGACTACGACTCTGATGAAGCCA CCACCCTGGGTTCCCTCGAGTTCAGCCTGCTCTATCAACAAGAAAGCAACAGCCTCCACTGCAGCATCCTCAAAGCAAAG GGACTAAAGCCCATGGACTCAAATGGACTGGCAGACCCATATGTGAAGCTACATCTGCTCCCAGGGGCTAGTAAG TCTAACAAGTTGCGCACCAAGACCTTAAGGAACACTCGTAACCCAGTGTGGAATGAAACTCTCACCTACCACGGCTTGACGGAGGACGACATGCAGCGCAAAACCCTCAG GGTCTCTGTCTGCGATGAAGACAAGTTCGGGCACAACGAGTTTATTGGGGAAACTCGAGTGGCACTAAAGAAACTGAagatgaacacaaagaaaaactttaacgTGTGTCTTGAGAGAGTTGTGCCT acaaagaaaactgcAACAGCTGGAACAGCAAGAGGGATCTCACTCTACGAAGATGAG GCAGGGAAAGATGGCACAGAGGTGGAGGAACGCGGTCGTGTTCTGATCTCCCTCATGTACAGCTCGCAGCAGAACCGCCTCATCGTCGGCGTTGTGCGATGTGTCCACCTGGCTGCTATGGATGCTAATGGCTACTCCGACCCATATGTCAAAAT CTGCTTGAAGCCTGACATGGGGAAGAAGGGCAAGTGCAAAACACAAATTAAGAAGAGGACTTTGAACCCGGAATTTAATGAG GAATTCGGCTTTGAGATCAAACACAGTGAACTGGCCAAGAAGACGTTAGATGTTTCGGTGTGGGATTACGATATTGGGAAGTCCAATGACTACATTG GTGGGTGTCAGCTGGGTATCACTGCCAAAGGGGAGCGGCTGAAGCACTGGTACGAGTGTTTAAAGAACAAGGACAAGAAGATCGAGCGCTGGCACACCTTGTTAAATGAGAATCACGTTGCTAGCGATTAA
- the LOC101157223 gene encoding rabphilin-3A isoform X1, with product MRFSRRCTNSASFSNSIQREKKGLDPLHSMTDTVMSGGTGRWVSNDRQGSMHPKDKEQGNWTKQPGPGSSPDLTDEEKEIINSVIARAEKMEAMEQERIGRLINRLDNMKKTVCGDGVSRCLLCGEQLGSPGVSSVVCEDCKKHMCTKCGTQCGGLPRPVWLCKICREQREVWKRSGAWFFKGFPKHFLPSPMPLSKPKEAAAQKTTEPQRTAGSQQRDIVAQSQPGPSKSQPPVAEQHVSSKASAAESQGRAGYPPVAPKPSVRMATGGAGPEELGQGSPVVMKKMVPVQSSRQQPSASVAMAQQGDAGAYSSGAPPEQRSSLDRRQPTAYGSHNPRQQPPPAEEEEEVNDYDSDEATTLGSLEFSLLYQQESNSLHCSILKAKGLKPMDSNGLADPYVKLHLLPGASKSNKLRTKTLRNTRNPVWNETLTYHGLTEDDMQRKTLRVSVCDEDKFGHNEFIGETRVALKKLKMNTKKNFNVCLERVVPTKKTATAGTARGISLYEDEAGKDGTEVEERGRVLISLMYSSQQNRLIVGVVRCVHLAAMDANGYSDPYVKICLKPDMGKKGKCKTQIKKRTLNPEFNEEFGFEIKHSELAKKTLDVSVWDYDIGKSNDYIGGCQLGITAKGERLKHWYECLKNKDKKIERWHTLLNENHVASD from the exons ATGAGATTCAGCAGGCGCTGCACAAACTCCGCATCTTTTTCTAACAGCatccagagagagaaaaagggaCTGGATCCTCTG CACAGCATGACAGACACAGTGATGAGTGGTGGGACGGGTCGCTGGGTATCAAACGACAGGCAGGGAAGCATGCATCCAAA AGATAAAGAGCA GGGTAACTGGACCAAGCAGCCAGGTCCCGGTTCCAGTCCAGATCTGACTGATGAAGAAAAAGAGATAATAAACAGTGTGATTGCCCGTGCGGAGAAAATGGAGGCAATGGAGCAAGAAAGAATTGG ccgcCTGATAAACCGTCTGGACAACATGAAGAAGACGGTGTGTGGGGATGGAGTGTCCCGCTGTTTGCTGTGTGGGGAGCAGCTTGGATCACCAGGGGTCAGCTCGGTGGTGTGTGAAGACTGCAAAAAG cacATGTGTACTAAGTGTGGTACGCAGTGTGGTGGTCTCCCACGGCCTGTTTGGCTCTGCAAGATCTGCAGAGAACAACGAGAG GTGTGGAAGAGGTCTGGTGCCTGGTTTTTCAAAGGTTTTCCAAAGCATTTTTTGCCTTCACCCATGCCATTATCTAAACCAAAGGAGGCAGCTGCCCAGAAGACAACAGAGCCTCAGAGGACAGCAGGTTCTCAGCAGAGGGACATAGTCGCCCAATCACAACCAG GTCCAAGTAAGAGTCAGCCTCCAGTTGCAGAGCAACACGTTTCAAGCAAGGCTTCAG CTGCAGAGTCACAAGGCCGGGCTGGTTACCCACCTGTGGCCCCTAAACCATCTGTGCGTATGGCCACGGGCGGGGCTGGCCCTGAAGAGCTTGGTCAGGGAAGTCCAGTGGTCATGAAGAAGATGGTACCTGTCCAGAGCTCGAGACAGCAGCCTTCTGCTTCTGTCGCCATGGCTCAGCAAG GAGACGCAGGCGCTTACTCCTCTGGTGCTCCTCCAGAGCAGAGATCATCTCTTGACAGGAGGCAGCCCACTGCCTACGGCTCTCATAACCCCCGGCAACAACCCCCCCctgctgaggaggaggaagaggtgaACGACTACGACTCTGATGAAGCCA CCACCCTGGGTTCCCTCGAGTTCAGCCTGCTCTATCAACAAGAAAGCAACAGCCTCCACTGCAGCATCCTCAAAGCAAAG GGACTAAAGCCCATGGACTCAAATGGACTGGCAGACCCATATGTGAAGCTACATCTGCTCCCAGGGGCTAGTAAG TCTAACAAGTTGCGCACCAAGACCTTAAGGAACACTCGTAACCCAGTGTGGAATGAAACTCTCACCTACCACGGCTTGACGGAGGACGACATGCAGCGCAAAACCCTCAG GGTCTCTGTCTGCGATGAAGACAAGTTCGGGCACAACGAGTTTATTGGGGAAACTCGAGTGGCACTAAAGAAACTGAagatgaacacaaagaaaaactttaacgTGTGTCTTGAGAGAGTTGTGCCT acaaagaaaactgcAACAGCTGGAACAGCAAGAGGGATCTCACTCTACGAAGATGAG GCAGGGAAAGATGGCACAGAGGTGGAGGAACGCGGTCGTGTTCTGATCTCCCTCATGTACAGCTCGCAGCAGAACCGCCTCATCGTCGGCGTTGTGCGATGTGTCCACCTGGCTGCTATGGATGCTAATGGCTACTCCGACCCATATGTCAAAAT CTGCTTGAAGCCTGACATGGGGAAGAAGGGCAAGTGCAAAACACAAATTAAGAAGAGGACTTTGAACCCGGAATTTAATGAG GAATTCGGCTTTGAGATCAAACACAGTGAACTGGCCAAGAAGACGTTAGATGTTTCGGTGTGGGATTACGATATTGGGAAGTCCAATGACTACATTG GTGGGTGTCAGCTGGGTATCACTGCCAAAGGGGAGCGGCTGAAGCACTGGTACGAGTGTTTAAAGAACAAGGACAAGAAGATCGAGCGCTGGCACACCTTGTTAAATGAGAATCACGTTGCTAGCGATTAA